A genomic window from Montipora capricornis isolate CH-2021 chromosome 8, ASM3666992v2, whole genome shotgun sequence includes:
- the LOC138060490 gene encoding fibroblast growth factor receptor 2-like isoform X2 produces the protein MMVTFFECGTVRRILFPITCCLSLLRFLSCQMCGEVPHNNAPSVKITTSPAVDALVYGSSLNLTCTARVTRNSLHYKEYNAPCEIEWFLTSVKMVHHCKLKDCLHASSVMNCTLTLGGSHNKLNSSGNFTCKASNGNNECTRQKIEIKPLFVARPTEYSAKARLPAEIRKLDPKVMPIAFICIFGTFGIWSVVYFLWYRKLRRRIAEGQERDNTAGRQTPSEDQDCIRLEEQETSENFYYSIDSTPASPLLPQRAVSQENVPLSGELGSNLLDISRRDLPPIPNDHIPPRRPPKSNKKEQAEEQLRCVCIHRSNESGYGSAESNDNLFIHEETAANSERRSTYSPKCFDIEENWRIDFPRLHVFEDEKLGEGAFGIVRKGKYRAKNGQILDVAVKQLKDTAGVSENSDLLNEIKIFKQAGQHPNIVNFVGECIKSDKILLVTELVNGKSLEVFLKSKKIEFAANQPRKYENVPFGLSDRHLLDIALQIALGMKHLQEKKCIHRDLAARNVFIDHNNVAKVGDFGLARDISKDGIYTQTSNGRVPWRWLSLESLKDHSYSYCSDVWSFGIVLWEIAAYGEQPYPFIETPFELKTYLSRGERMSSPEHCCKKMLIT, from the exons ATGATGGTTACCTTCTTCGAGTGTGGCACTGTGCGGCGCATCTTGTTTCCAATCACATGCTGTCTATCGCTTCTTCGTTTCCTCTCATGCCAGATGTGTGGGGAAGTCCCTCACAATA ACGCTCCTTCCGTTAAAATCACTACATCTCCAGCAGTGGACGCATTGGTTTACGGTTCTTCTCTAAATCTGACTTGTACAGCAAGGGTTACTAGAAACAGTCTCCATTACAAGGAATACAATGCACCATGCGAAATAGAATGGTTTTTGACAAGTGTAAAAATGGTGCATCATTGTAAACTTAAGGATTGTTTACATGCTTCCAGCGTGATGAATTGTACTCTTACCCTTGGTGGCTCACATAATAAACTCAATTCCAGTGGCAATTTTACCTGCAAAGCAAGCAATGGTAATAATGAGTGTACAAGACAGAAGATCGAAATAAAGCCTCTCTTTG TTGCAAGGCCAACTGAATATTCGGCGAAAGCCCGCTTACCAGCAGAAATAAGGAAACTAGACCCTAAGGTCATGCCCATCGCCTTTATCTGCATTTTTGGAACGTTTGGAATCTGGAGCGTAGTTTACTTTCTCTGGTATCGAAAGTTAAGAAGACGAATAGCTGAG GGGCAAGAAAGAGACAACACTGCAGGCAGGCAGACACCTTCAGAGGATCAAGACTGTATACGCCTCGAGGAACAAGAGACATCGGAGAACTTTTACTACAGCATTGACAGTACTCCCGCTTCTCCTTTACTACCACAAAGAGCTGTAAGCCAAGAAAACGTTCCCCTGTCAG GTGAACTTGGTAGTAATCTGCTTGACATTTCCAGAAGAGATTTGCCTCCTATACCAAATGATCATATCCCGCCCAGAAGGCCTCCAAAATCTAATAAGAAAGAACAAGCAGAGGAACAACTGAGATGTGTTTGTATACATAGGAGCAATGAGAGCGGCTATGGAAGCGCTGAAAGCAACGATAACCTATTTATTCACGAAGAAACTGCTGCAAACTCCGAAAG AAGAAGCACTTATTCGCCGAAATGTTTTGACATTGAAGAAAACTGGCGAATTGATTTTCCAAGACTCCATGTGTTCGAGGATGAAAAGCTTGGAGAAGGAGCGTTCGGGATTGTTCGGAAGGGAAAGTATCGTGCAAAGAATGGACAAATATTAGACGTGGCCGTGAAACAGCTAAAAG ATACCGCAGGTGTTTCTGAAAACTCCGACCTCTTGAATGAGATAAAGATCTTCAAGCAGGCTGGGCAGCATCCAAACATTGTCAATTTTGTGGGGGAATGCATAAAGAGTG ACAAGATACTCTTGGTTACTGAACTGGTTAATGGAAAAAGCCttgaagtttttttgaaatccaagaagATCGAATTCGCAGCTAACCAACCAAGAAAATATGAAAACGTACCGTTTGGGTTAAGCGATCGTCATTTACTAGACATAGCGCTGCAAATCGCCCTTGGAATGAAACACTTACAAGAGAAAAAG TGCATTCATCGTGACCTTGCAGCCAGAAATGTGTTCATTGACCATAACAACGTGGCTAAGGTGGGAGATTTTGGCTTGGCACGAGACATTTCAAAGGATGGCATCTATACTCAAACCTCCAAT GGCAGAGTTCCTTGGAGATGGCTATCCTTAGAATCATTGAAAGATCACAGCTATAGTTATTGCAGCGACGT GTGGTCATTTGGCATTGTGTTGTGGGAAATTGCAGCTTACG GTGAACAGCCATACCCTTTCATAGAGACTCCATTCGAGCTCAAAACCTATCTCTCTCGGGGTGAAAGGATGTCCTCCCCTGAACATTGCTGCAAGAAGAT GTTGATTACGTGA
- the LOC138060490 gene encoding fibroblast growth factor receptor 2-like isoform X1, producing MMVTFFECGTVRRILFPITCCLSLLRFLSCQMCGEVPHNNAPSVKITTSPAVDALVYGSSLNLTCTARVTRNSLHYKEYNAPCEIEWFLTSVKMVHHCKLKDCLHASSVMNCTLTLGGSHNKLNSSGNFTCKASNGNNECTRQKIEIKPLFVARPTEYSAKARLPAEIRKLDPKVMPIAFICIFGTFGIWSVVYFLWYRKLRRRIAEGQERDNTAGRQTPSEDQDCIRLEEQETSENFYYSIDSTPASPLLPQRAVSQENVPLSGELGSNLLDISRRDLPPIPNDHIPPRRPPKSNKKEQAEEQLRCVCIHRSNESGYGSAESNDNLFIHEETAANSERRSTYSPKCFDIEENWRIDFPRLHVFEDEKLGEGAFGIVRKGKYRAKNGQILDVAVKQLKDTAGVSENSDLLNEIKIFKQAGQHPNIVNFVGECIKSDKILLVTELVNGKSLEVFLKSKKIEFAANQPRKYENVPFGLSDRHLLDIALQIALGMKHLQEKKCIHRDLAARNVFIDHNNVAKVGDFGLARDISKDGIYTQTSNGRVPWRWLSLESLKDHSYSYCSDVWSFGIVLWEIAAYGEQPYPFIETPFELKTYLSRGERMSSPEHCCKKMYKLMSSCWDETPSERPTFAAIAEKLKSYLEKVHKVDYVNTRQGEGIHSEAEHKWHISESFPNEVSRVN from the exons ATGATGGTTACCTTCTTCGAGTGTGGCACTGTGCGGCGCATCTTGTTTCCAATCACATGCTGTCTATCGCTTCTTCGTTTCCTCTCATGCCAGATGTGTGGGGAAGTCCCTCACAATA ACGCTCCTTCCGTTAAAATCACTACATCTCCAGCAGTGGACGCATTGGTTTACGGTTCTTCTCTAAATCTGACTTGTACAGCAAGGGTTACTAGAAACAGTCTCCATTACAAGGAATACAATGCACCATGCGAAATAGAATGGTTTTTGACAAGTGTAAAAATGGTGCATCATTGTAAACTTAAGGATTGTTTACATGCTTCCAGCGTGATGAATTGTACTCTTACCCTTGGTGGCTCACATAATAAACTCAATTCCAGTGGCAATTTTACCTGCAAAGCAAGCAATGGTAATAATGAGTGTACAAGACAGAAGATCGAAATAAAGCCTCTCTTTG TTGCAAGGCCAACTGAATATTCGGCGAAAGCCCGCTTACCAGCAGAAATAAGGAAACTAGACCCTAAGGTCATGCCCATCGCCTTTATCTGCATTTTTGGAACGTTTGGAATCTGGAGCGTAGTTTACTTTCTCTGGTATCGAAAGTTAAGAAGACGAATAGCTGAG GGGCAAGAAAGAGACAACACTGCAGGCAGGCAGACACCTTCAGAGGATCAAGACTGTATACGCCTCGAGGAACAAGAGACATCGGAGAACTTTTACTACAGCATTGACAGTACTCCCGCTTCTCCTTTACTACCACAAAGAGCTGTAAGCCAAGAAAACGTTCCCCTGTCAG GTGAACTTGGTAGTAATCTGCTTGACATTTCCAGAAGAGATTTGCCTCCTATACCAAATGATCATATCCCGCCCAGAAGGCCTCCAAAATCTAATAAGAAAGAACAAGCAGAGGAACAACTGAGATGTGTTTGTATACATAGGAGCAATGAGAGCGGCTATGGAAGCGCTGAAAGCAACGATAACCTATTTATTCACGAAGAAACTGCTGCAAACTCCGAAAG AAGAAGCACTTATTCGCCGAAATGTTTTGACATTGAAGAAAACTGGCGAATTGATTTTCCAAGACTCCATGTGTTCGAGGATGAAAAGCTTGGAGAAGGAGCGTTCGGGATTGTTCGGAAGGGAAAGTATCGTGCAAAGAATGGACAAATATTAGACGTGGCCGTGAAACAGCTAAAAG ATACCGCAGGTGTTTCTGAAAACTCCGACCTCTTGAATGAGATAAAGATCTTCAAGCAGGCTGGGCAGCATCCAAACATTGTCAATTTTGTGGGGGAATGCATAAAGAGTG ACAAGATACTCTTGGTTACTGAACTGGTTAATGGAAAAAGCCttgaagtttttttgaaatccaagaagATCGAATTCGCAGCTAACCAACCAAGAAAATATGAAAACGTACCGTTTGGGTTAAGCGATCGTCATTTACTAGACATAGCGCTGCAAATCGCCCTTGGAATGAAACACTTACAAGAGAAAAAG TGCATTCATCGTGACCTTGCAGCCAGAAATGTGTTCATTGACCATAACAACGTGGCTAAGGTGGGAGATTTTGGCTTGGCACGAGACATTTCAAAGGATGGCATCTATACTCAAACCTCCAAT GGCAGAGTTCCTTGGAGATGGCTATCCTTAGAATCATTGAAAGATCACAGCTATAGTTATTGCAGCGACGT GTGGTCATTTGGCATTGTGTTGTGGGAAATTGCAGCTTACG GTGAACAGCCATACCCTTTCATAGAGACTCCATTCGAGCTCAAAACCTATCTCTCTCGGGGTGAAAGGATGTCCTCCCCTGAACATTGCTGCAAGAAGAT GTATAAACTGATGTCCTCTTGCTGGGACGAAACTCCATCAGAGAGACCTACATTTGCTGCTATCGCTGAAAAGTTGAAGTCTTATTTAGAAAAGGTGCACAAG GTTGATTACGTGAATACAAGGCAAGGTGAAGGAATTCATAGTGAGGCAGAACACAAATGGCATATCTCAGAGTCTTTTCCAAATGAAGTATCGAGGGTGAACTGA
- the LOC138060490 gene encoding fibroblast growth factor receptor 1-like isoform X3, whose product MVHHCKLKDCLHASSVMNCTLTLGGSHNKLNSSGNFTCKASNGNNECTRQKIEIKPLFVARPTEYSAKARLPAEIRKLDPKVMPIAFICIFGTFGIWSVVYFLWYRKLRRRIAEGQERDNTAGRQTPSEDQDCIRLEEQETSENFYYSIDSTPASPLLPQRAVSQENVPLSGELGSNLLDISRRDLPPIPNDHIPPRRPPKSNKKEQAEEQLRCVCIHRSNESGYGSAESNDNLFIHEETAANSERRSTYSPKCFDIEENWRIDFPRLHVFEDEKLGEGAFGIVRKGKYRAKNGQILDVAVKQLKDTAGVSENSDLLNEIKIFKQAGQHPNIVNFVGECIKSDKILLVTELVNGKSLEVFLKSKKIEFAANQPRKYENVPFGLSDRHLLDIALQIALGMKHLQEKKCIHRDLAARNVFIDHNNVAKVGDFGLARDISKDGIYTQTSNGRVPWRWLSLESLKDHSYSYCSDVWSFGIVLWEIAAYGEQPYPFIETPFELKTYLSRGERMSSPEHCCKKMYKLMSSCWDETPSERPTFAAIAEKLKSYLEKVHKVDYVNTRQGEGIHSEAEHKWHISESFPNEVSRVN is encoded by the exons ATGGTGCATCATTGTAAACTTAAGGATTGTTTACATGCTTCCAGCGTGATGAATTGTACTCTTACCCTTGGTGGCTCACATAATAAACTCAATTCCAGTGGCAATTTTACCTGCAAAGCAAGCAATGGTAATAATGAGTGTACAAGACAGAAGATCGAAATAAAGCCTCTCTTTG TTGCAAGGCCAACTGAATATTCGGCGAAAGCCCGCTTACCAGCAGAAATAAGGAAACTAGACCCTAAGGTCATGCCCATCGCCTTTATCTGCATTTTTGGAACGTTTGGAATCTGGAGCGTAGTTTACTTTCTCTGGTATCGAAAGTTAAGAAGACGAATAGCTGAG GGGCAAGAAAGAGACAACACTGCAGGCAGGCAGACACCTTCAGAGGATCAAGACTGTATACGCCTCGAGGAACAAGAGACATCGGAGAACTTTTACTACAGCATTGACAGTACTCCCGCTTCTCCTTTACTACCACAAAGAGCTGTAAGCCAAGAAAACGTTCCCCTGTCAG GTGAACTTGGTAGTAATCTGCTTGACATTTCCAGAAGAGATTTGCCTCCTATACCAAATGATCATATCCCGCCCAGAAGGCCTCCAAAATCTAATAAGAAAGAACAAGCAGAGGAACAACTGAGATGTGTTTGTATACATAGGAGCAATGAGAGCGGCTATGGAAGCGCTGAAAGCAACGATAACCTATTTATTCACGAAGAAACTGCTGCAAACTCCGAAAG AAGAAGCACTTATTCGCCGAAATGTTTTGACATTGAAGAAAACTGGCGAATTGATTTTCCAAGACTCCATGTGTTCGAGGATGAAAAGCTTGGAGAAGGAGCGTTCGGGATTGTTCGGAAGGGAAAGTATCGTGCAAAGAATGGACAAATATTAGACGTGGCCGTGAAACAGCTAAAAG ATACCGCAGGTGTTTCTGAAAACTCCGACCTCTTGAATGAGATAAAGATCTTCAAGCAGGCTGGGCAGCATCCAAACATTGTCAATTTTGTGGGGGAATGCATAAAGAGTG ACAAGATACTCTTGGTTACTGAACTGGTTAATGGAAAAAGCCttgaagtttttttgaaatccaagaagATCGAATTCGCAGCTAACCAACCAAGAAAATATGAAAACGTACCGTTTGGGTTAAGCGATCGTCATTTACTAGACATAGCGCTGCAAATCGCCCTTGGAATGAAACACTTACAAGAGAAAAAG TGCATTCATCGTGACCTTGCAGCCAGAAATGTGTTCATTGACCATAACAACGTGGCTAAGGTGGGAGATTTTGGCTTGGCACGAGACATTTCAAAGGATGGCATCTATACTCAAACCTCCAAT GGCAGAGTTCCTTGGAGATGGCTATCCTTAGAATCATTGAAAGATCACAGCTATAGTTATTGCAGCGACGT GTGGTCATTTGGCATTGTGTTGTGGGAAATTGCAGCTTACG GTGAACAGCCATACCCTTTCATAGAGACTCCATTCGAGCTCAAAACCTATCTCTCTCGGGGTGAAAGGATGTCCTCCCCTGAACATTGCTGCAAGAAGAT GTATAAACTGATGTCCTCTTGCTGGGACGAAACTCCATCAGAGAGACCTACATTTGCTGCTATCGCTGAAAAGTTGAAGTCTTATTTAGAAAAGGTGCACAAG GTTGATTACGTGAATACAAGGCAAGGTGAAGGAATTCATAGTGAGGCAGAACACAAATGGCATATCTCAGAGTCTTTTCCAAATGAAGTATCGAGGGTGAACTGA
- the LOC138059846 gene encoding uncharacterized protein has protein sequence MRSTFSSFLMIVVFLSSATAARGQICGKASDANSLGPNVDLFVTDLDQAHHSQNPIPFRKEVLVQKDSNISLTCTASEPANSFPLRYYGTYLQPYLINWFVNSSLFEVSNCDETTAKIKTCTLSLINIRPRDQGKYLCQAVSQVGCTYDELYITVASRHRSLKKDGMQSRQGNVITKFKVSN, from the exons atgagatctactttttcttcctttttgatGATTGTGGTGTTTTTGTCCAGTGCAACGGCTGCCCGGGGTCAAATATGTGGAAAGGCAAGTGATGCCA ATTCACTTGGTCCAAATGTCGACTTATTCGTCACGGATCTTGATCAAGCTCATCATTCCCAAAATCCAATTCCTTTTCGCAAGGAAGTATTGGTTCAAAAGGATTCAAATATCTCACTGACTTGCACAGCAAGCGAACCAGCCAACTCATTCCCGTTACGGTACTATGGCACCTACTTACAACCGTACCTGATTAACTGGTTTGTCAACTCTTCGTTGTTTGAAGTCTCGAATTGCGACGAAACGACCGCCAAAATTAAAACTTGCACTCTGTCCTTGATTAATATACGGCCTCGAGATCAAGGAAAGTACTTGTGCCAGGCTGTTAGTCAAGTGGGATGCACGTATGATGAGTTGTACATCACAGTCGCCAGCC GTCACAGATCGTTAAAGAAAGATGGAATGCAAAGCCGTCAAGGAAATGTGATTACCAAGTTTAAAGTGTCGAATTAA
- the LOC138058871 gene encoding uncharacterized protein — MRDNEKYLIWSMVSGKFMTFDGESLSSSGTGEGELSKITSKRDTRATELVNSFHLTFQRKNGSKYAISANYDEDAVSVKELTDESPNATVAFVPQLFGGGPFSALILKTESSSSTTTKCIASNRSGTLTLKKFNGFSPHPDTLFIITEA, encoded by the exons ATGAGGGATAATGAAAAATACCTCATCTGGTCGATGGTAAGCGGAAAATTCATGACCTTCGATGGCGAGTCACTTAGCTCAAGTGGGACAGGAGAAGGAGAATTAA GTAAAATTACTTCAAAGCGGGACACTAGAGCCACTGAACTAGTGAATTCTTTTCACTTGACTTTCCAaaggaaaaatggctcaaaataTGCGATTTCGGCTAACTACGACGAAGACGCGGTGTCAGTTAAG GAGCTGACAGATGAATCCCCAAATGCTACCGTAGCCTTTGTGCCTCAGTTATTCGGCGGAGGACCTTTCAGCGCCCTGATACTTAAGACAGAATCATCAAGTTCCACCACCACCAAGTGCATTGCGTCTAATAGGAGTGGGActttgaccttgaaaaagttTAACGGATTCAGTCCCCATCCGGATACTTTATTTATCATCACGGAAGCTTAG